The following coding sequences lie in one Pan paniscus chromosome X, NHGRI_mPanPan1-v2.0_pri, whole genome shotgun sequence genomic window:
- the P2RY4 gene encoding P2Y purinoceptor 4: protein MASTESSLLRSLGLSPGPGSSEVELDCWFDEDFKFILLPVSYAVVFVLGLGLNAPTLWLFIFRLRPWDATATYMFHLALSDTLYVLSLPTLIYYYAAHNHWPFGTEICKFVRFLFYWNLYCSVLFLTCISVHRYLGICHPLRALRWGRPRLAGLLCLAVWLVVAGCLVPNLFFVTTSTKGTTVLCHDTTRPEEFDHYVHFSSAVMGLLFGVPCLVTLVCYGLMARRLYQPLPGAAQSSSRLRSLRTIAVVLTVFAVCFVPFHITRTIYYLARLLEADCRVLNIVNVVYKVTRPLASANSCLDPVLYLLTGDKYRRQLRQLCGGGKPQPRTAASSLALVSLPEDSSCRWAATPQDSSCSTPRADRL from the coding sequence ATGGCCAGTACAGAGTCCTCCCTGTTGAGATCCCTAGGCCTCAGCCCAGGTCCTGGCAGCAGTGAGGTGGAGCTGGACTGTTGGTTTGATGAGGATTTCAAGTTCATCCTGCTGCCTGTGAGCTATGCAGTTGTCTTTGTGCTGGGCTTGGGCCTTAACGCCCCAACCCTATGGCTCTTCATCTTCCGCCTCCGACCCTGGGATGCAACGGCCACCTACATGTTCCACCTGGCATTGTCAGACACCTTGTATGTGCTGTCGCTGCCCACCCTCATCTACTATTATGCAGCCCACAACCACTGGCCCTTTGGCACTGAGATCTGCAAGTTCGTCCGCTTTCTTTTCTATTGGAACCTCTACTGCAGCGTCCTTTTCCTCACCTGCATCAGTGTGCACCGCTACCTGGGCATCTGCCACCCACTTCGGGCACTACGCTGGGGCCGCCCTCGCCTCGCAGGCCTTCTCTGCCTGGCAGTTTGGTTGGTCGTAGCCGGCTGCCTCGTGCCCAACCTGTTCTTTGTCACAACCAGCACCAAAGGGACCACCGTCCTGTGCCATGACACCACTCGGCCTGAAGAGTTTGACCACTATGTGCACTTCAGCTCGGCGGTCATGGGGCTGCTCTTTGGCGTGCCCTGCCTGGTCACTCTTGTTTGCTATGGACTCATGGCTCGTCGCCTGTATCAGCCCTTGCCAGGCGCTGCACAGTCGTCTTCTCGCCTCCGCTCTCTCCGCACCATAGCTGTGGTGCTGACTGTCTTTGCTGTCTGCTTCGTGCCTTTCCACATCACCCGCACCATTTACTACCTGGCCAGGCTGTTGGAAGCTGACTGCCGAGTACTGAACATTGTCAACGTGGTCTATAAAGTGACTCGGCCCCTGGCCAGTGCCAACAGCTGCCTGGATCCTGTGCTCTACTTGCTCACTGGGGACAAATATCGACGTCAGCTCCGTCAGCTCTGTGGTGGTGGCAAGCCCCAGCCCCGCACGGCTGCCTCTTCCCTGGCACTAGTGTCCCTGCCTGAGGATAGCAGCTGCAGGTGGGCGGCCACCCCCCAGGACAGTAGCTGCTCTACTCCTAGGGCAGATAGATTGTAA